A genomic window from Serratia liquefaciens includes:
- a CDS encoding histidine kinase — protein sequence MLASWLSAGLLVTGALLGSLGAHLQFNPLLLVAGIALLAGMVISGFTECRGRC from the coding sequence ATGTTGGCTTCATGGTTGAGTGCGGGTTTATTGGTCACCGGAGCACTGTTGGGCAGCTTAGGCGCTCATCTGCAGTTTAATCCGTTGTTGTTGGTAGCGGGCATCGCCCTGTTGGCGGGGATGGTAATTTCCGGTTTTACCGAGTGCCGGGGCAGATGCTGA